Within Bacillus spongiae, the genomic segment ACTGAAGCCAAGCAGAGAGTTGAAAGGCTTGCGGAGAAATACCCCCTATATCATAGTTAAAGAAAGGAGTGCCATTCGGCCTCCTTTTTCTTCATTTATAAAGAATGCACCTTGTTCGCTTTAAACTATTACAGATCATTTTACAGTGTAAGCGGTTGCTTACATATTTATTGAAAACTTCATCGAATTATGGGTGTTAAGGAAGCAGTTTTTTGGTAGAATAATACGAAGTGTGAACAGTTGGACTGTTTTAAGCAGAACGAGAAAATAGCTTCACAACTAAAACTCAAAGGAGAGAGTAAACTATGGGTAAAGTCGTCGTTTTTGATCACCCTTTAATTCAACATAAACTAACACATATTCGTGATATTGACACAGGCACGAAGGAGTTTCGTGAACTAGTGGATGAAGTAGCTACATTAATGGCATTCGATATTACTCGAGATTTACCTTTAGAAGAAATTGATGTTAAGACGCCGGTTGCTACCGCTAAGTCAAAAGTGCTTTCTGGAAAGAAACTTGGAATCGTTCCGATCCTCAGAGCAGGAATTGGAATGGTGGACGGTATATTGAAATTAATTCCGGCTGCCAAAGTAGGACATGTCGGTCTATACCGTGATCCAGAAACACTACAACCGATAGAATATTATGTGAAGCTCCCTACTGATGTAGAAGAGCGTGATTTCATCGTTGTTGATCCAATGCTTGCAACAGGTGGTTCTGCTGTAGAAGCAATCCATTCATTAAAAAAGCGAGGTGCAAAAAACATTAAATTTATGTGTTTAATTGCAGCTCCTGAGGGTGTAGATACTTTAAAGGAAGCACATCCAGATGTAGATATCTTTATTGCTGCACTAGATGAAAAGCTAAACGAAAAGGGCTACATTGTTCCTGGTCTTGGTGATGCTGGAGATCGATTGTTCGGAACGAAATAACCAAAAGTTGGTGTGAGAATATGGATAAAAGGATTAAGGTGATGACTATTTTCGGAACAAGACCTGAAGCAATTAAAATGGCTCCGCTTGTTCTGGAACTTGAAAGAAATCCTGATCGATTTGAATCAATTGTGACGGTGACTGCTCAGCATCGTCAAATGTTAGATCAAGTATTAGATATTTTTGAAATTACTCCAGATTATGATTTAAACATGATGAAAGACAGACAAACGTTAATTGATGTTACAACGAAAGGGTTAGACCTTTTAGACCATATTATGAAAGAAGTTACGCCAGATATTGTTCTTGTCCATGGCGACACGACGACAACTTTTATTGCGAGCCTTGCAGCCTTTTATAATCAAATTCAAGTAGGGCATGTGGAAGCTGGCCTTAGAACGTGGAATAAATCTTCTCCATTCCCTGAAGAAATGAACCGCCAATTAACGGGTGTTTTAGCCGACCTTCATTTTGCGCCAACAGAAAAAGCAGCTAATAACTTACGAAGAGAAAATAAAAAGGAAGATTCAATTTATATTACAGGCAATACAGCAATTGACGCACTGTCTTCAACTGTAAAGAACGAATATGCTCATACTATATTAGATAAGGTAGGGCAGGATCGGTTAGTCCTTTTAACAGCCCATCGAAGAGAAAATCTAGGGCAGCCGATGAGAAATATGTTCCGTGCTATTAAGCGACTTGTAGCTGAGTTTAAGGATATTCAAGTGGTTTATCCTGTGCATTTAAATCCAGCTGTTCGTGAAGTGGCAAATGAAGTTCTCGGTAATTGCGAAAGAGTTCACTTAATTGAGCCACTTGATGTAATAGATTTTCATAACATTGCTGCTCGTTCGTACTTAATTTTAACTGATTCTGGCGGTGTGCAAGAGGAAGCCCCCTCACTTGGCGTTCCAGTTTTAGTATTACGTGATACAACCGAACGACCTGAAGGGATAGAAGCAGGCACCTTAAAGATGGCAGGTATAGAAGAAGAAGCGATTTATACGTTAGCCAATGAATTATTAACCGACGAAATCGCCTATAAAAAGATGGCGAAAGCGGCGAATCCATACGGTGACGGAAAGGCTGCAATAAGAATTACGGAAGCGATAGCTGCTCATTTTAGCCAATTGGATAATTAAATAAAGAAATAGAAGGCGCATGAATAGTGCGCCTTTTTTACATTTAATACAATGTAGTGAAGGAAAACTATCAATAAGAATGAAAGAATGTTAATTAATAATAACTCTACCCTTTTGAAGATCCAAATCATTGTATAGGGGTGTTACTGAAAATTAGAAATTAGTAGATAATGTTTGCTAAATAATGGACAGTGATAGTAGAATAATTAAAATAATTTTTGATGGTAAAAAGGAAGAAGACAAAATAGGGATAATGATTGTTGTAATGGCTTATCTTCCTTTCATATTCCGAATACATAGACGGTAAGATAACTTAGAAAAAGAAGTGAAAAGGTTTCAGGCTGAAAATGATGTTATTAAAGTAAAGGAAAATGATAGGGGTTAACGAAATTTATAATTATTACGATTTTCTTGGAGGTATGAATATATGAATGTTCAGTACATTAAAGTAGCAGAACCTAATAATAGCTTAGTAGATATATTTAATAAGTGGGAAAACGATCCTGCTTTGATTCCCCTCATTCGCCCTAATCAAAACAAGTCAGAATTGGAATGCGAGCAAAACATTACGATAGATAGTTTAATTCAGCGACTTAAGCACGTTCACATCTACTTAATCTATTTAGGTGATCAGTTAATTGGAGAAATGAATTATATGGTCGATCCTGCCCACCTGTACAAAAAAGAGCCTGGAACTGCTTGGATAGGAATTACGATTGGTGAGCCTGAAGGCCGTGGCAAAGGGATTGGTTATGAAGCGATAAAATATTTAGAAGAGGAAATTAAGAAGCAAGGGCTTAAACGAATAGAATTAGGTGTATTTGAATTTAACAAACAAGCACGGAAGCTGTATCAGAAACTGGGCTACAAAGATATTGGCCGTATTAATGAGTTCACCTATTGGCAAAATAAAATGTGGGATGATATCCGCATGGAGAAGTATGTTGACAATCTTTAGTATATTTCGCCATCCTTCTCTTCAAAAAAGAGGTAGTGAATGAATTTATTACCCAATACTGCAATAACAATGGTTAGTTCTTTTTCATAATAAACAACCGTTTTCCTCTTAAGGGAAAAACGGTTGTTTATTTATTTTTTTAGGGCTTCCCTTTATTAGTGATTATATTAGGTTTGTGAGATTTTCTATTACACTATCACTAATCTCTCTTGTTCTTCCTCATTAAATATATAAGTGAGTAAAGCCATTCTTATGTACAGCCCATTTTTGGCTTGTTCAAAATATACGGCCCTTTTATCCTTATCTACAGCAACATCAATCTCTTTGTTTCTAGGTAAGGGGTGCATTAAAATTGTAGTAGGGCTAAATTTTTCAATAATCTTTTTAGTAATGACAAAAATACTGTCCCTTATTGATTCAGCTTCTGTTCGCTCATTTTGTAATCTTGTTTGATAGATAACATCTATATCCAATGGTAATTCATCTAAGCTTCTGCATTTGATATATTTGATTTTGTGCTTTAATAGTAATGAATCGTAAGTAGTAGGAAGTTCAAATTCTTCATTGCTAACACCATAAATAGTTATATTTTCAAATAAGCATAATGCATGTACAAGTGAATGGACGGTTCTCCCATATTTCAAATCGCCTATTATGGCTATAGAAAGATTATCTAGCTTTTTTTTATAGGAATGTATTGTATAAAGATCTAGTAATGATTGAGTAGGATGTTCCCCTGAACCATCTCCGGCATTAATGATAGGAACTTCTGAAATGGAAGCAGCAATCTGACATGCTTCCGTTTGTTTATGTCGCATAATGATTCCATCGCTATACCCTTCAACGATTCTTATCGTATCGGCTATACTTTCCCCCTTGTTAGATGAAGAATTCAGCTCTCCATTTTCAACGGTTAAAAGGTGCCCTCCTAGTCTTTGGATAGCTGATTCAAATGATAAACGTGTTCTAGTACTTGGTTCAAAGAAAAGCGTCGTAATGATTTTACTTGACAAAATATTGGAGTAGCTTTTTGGATGTTCTTTAATATCATCCGCTAATGTAAATAACGTTAATAACTTACTTCGTTCAAATTGACTTCCACTTACAAAGCTTTTAACCGTACTCATACGTAAATCCAACTCCTAGTGATTATTTGTTAAATAGATTAGATCCATAAATTTTTACCGTAAATGGAACTTCTTATATTCACTTTTAATCTTGGAAACTTCCTCTTTAATCCATGCAAGTATAGTTATAAGCATCAGGTCTCTTATTCAGTATGTTTTTAATGTTGGGGGTTCATATGCATTGAACTTATCGAGTATTCTCATTGGATCTTCCTCTACGATAGCCATAGTACGATACTTTTTATGTAAAAATTCTTCATCGGACATATGATTAAATAATGCGATAAGAGGGTCATAATAATGATTAATATTTAAGAGCCCACACGGTTTTTGATGTAGACCTAATTGAGCCCACGTAAAAACTTCAAAGAACTCTTCTAACGTTCCTGGTCCGCCAGGCAAAGCCATAAATCCATCTGCCAACTCTGCTATTTTTGCCTTTCTCTCATGCATAGAGTCGACGATAATTAGCTCAGACAAGTTTTTATGAGATATCTCTCTATTATCTAGAAAACCCGGCATTACACCAATGACCTTTCCGCCTTCTTCTAAGACGGAGTCTGCCACAGCCCCCATAATGCCAACACTCGCTCCACCATAAACAAGCGTAATGTTTCGTTTAGCTAGCTCTTTTCCTAGTTTTCTTGCTCCTTGAATATAGAGTTCAGATGTTCCATTACTCGATCCACAAAATACGGCTATTGTCTTCAATTGATCCCCTCCTAAATAATACTCATTGAAGATTATATATAATTTACCTTTATTTGTTAAGATGAAAGTATTTGAATGGAGGTTAGATAAGCATGAATATCGGTGAATTTCAACAATGGGTGAAAGACTATTATGAGAGTAGGGGGTGGTCTGAGTTAGATATTTTTATTCGTATCGGTTTTTTAGCAGAAGAGACAGGCGAAGTTGCCCGAGCTATAAGGGCCCTTGAAATAGGAAGAGATCGACCTGATGAAGTGACAGGGTCACTTGCGGAAAATAAACAAGAGTTAACAGAAGAATTAGGTGATGTATTAGGTAATTTAATTGTCATTGCAAACAAGTACAATATTCCTTTAGAAGAAGTATTTCAGAACCATAAAAAGAAACTAGAAGATCGCTATTCGAAAAATTAGGCTAAACAAGTTTATTTCAGAAAGGATGGGACAGCATCCTGTAATGAAGGAAAATGTGGCTTTAACAAAAAATAATGAAATCATGGCCATATATCAAACTTCAGCATGATACGCTATAATATGAAAAACCGACGGTTCAGGGGGATTTTATGGATATTTTTGATATAGCAAGGCTAGCAGGGGTTTCGAGGAAGACGGTGCAGCGTGTATTAAATAACTCGGATCAAGTACGACCTGAAACGCGTGATCGCATAATAAAGATTATGGAGGAGAATCACTATCATCCAAATGTTTCAGCAAGAAGACTGGTGAAGAAAACAACTCATACGATTGGGCTTTTTATCATTCAAGACCCTGCGAAGGATCGTATTTATTCCGATGATCAATTTTACAGTGTAGTAATTGGGGCTATGATTAATGCTTGCTCTTTGCGGGGCTATAATGTACTGGTGATGATGACTGAATTAAATGATCCCGTTTCGGTATTAAAACTTTACCGTGAAAAAAGTATCGATGCAGGCATCATCATAAGTTGGAGCAACGTGCAAGCGATTGTGGACCAAATCCTATCAGCCAACTATTTGGTAGGGGTCTTTGATCAAAACAACTTGTCGAGGAGGGACTCTTCCATTCCAATACCTATATTACAAAATGAAGCGGGGGCAGTGGAGGCTACGAATCACTTCATTCAACTAGGTCACAAAGAGATTGGGATTATTACAGGTGATGAAGATAACTTGGCTGCTATGGAACGATTTGAAGGCTATCAAAAAGCGCTTGTGGGAGCAAAAATTCCTTTAAAATCAAGTTACGTATACAATGGACAATTTACAGAAGAATCAGGAGAAAAGGCCGTCTCTCATTGGATTAAAGAGGGGGCTCTACCTTCTGCTATTTTGTGTTCAAATGACCATATTGCGTTTGGTGCCCTTAAAGCGTTGAGAGCAGAGGGTTTGAATGTCCCTGATGATGTTTCGGTTATGGGCTTTGATAATCTCTTGCTTACGGAATACACGACCCCTGCCTTAACCACCATGCATGTACCAAGAATTGAGATGGCGGTTACTTTAGTCGAGCAACTTATTCGTCAAATTGAAGAGAAGCCGCTTGAGACAATACGGCCATTTCAAGCCACACTAGTCAAACGTGACTCCTGTTGTGATAAAAATTAAATTACTAGAGAAATGCTATATTTCCAATGGAATGAAGCATTTTTTTAGTAGAGAAAGAGATTGTTATTTTAAAATAATGTTGTCAAGTAGTGAGGATAATCTTATAGTTAAATTATGAAATGTCCCACGTGAGACAAATAAATTAGGAGGTGTTTCAATTGATTAAAAAAGCAGTCACTTCTATTACCGCTGCATGTCTCATCATGTCCTTGACACCTGGTAACATAGGAAAAGCAGCAGAGAAAAAAGAAAAAGTATATCATCTTAAAGATTCGACATTAAAGAATCAAACAATTAAAGGAGATTTGTTGATTACCCCGAGAGCAGGAAAGGATATCACATTAGAAAATGTGACGGTTCTTGGAACTACCCTAATTAAAGGGAAAGCACCTGAATCTGTTCAATTAACGGATTCGCAACTGGAAACCCTTTCTGTCCGAACATCGGATCATGCTACAAAGATTACCGTCTCTGGAGAATCAGAAGTCCAAAAAACATTCTTGGATGCCAATATTTTACTAAAGGAAAATGAGATTACATCGGAAGGGTTTAAAGATGTAAAGGTATCATCTTCTTCTATAAAAACAAAAAAAGCTACTCTTGATGGTGAGTTTACTTCAATTACAACCATTGGTAAAAAAGGAAAAGCTCAGGTAGAGCTGCAAGGGATTTCTGATAGCCTAGAATTGAAAGCGTTTTCTGATATTAACCTTCCTTTTGATGGGGTGGTAAAGGAGCTCCACGTCCCGAAATCCGGTAAAGGGTCAATCATTAATGGAGAAGGTGCAGTAGAAGCAGCTACGTTAGATAGCTCGATCGTCTTCAATGGGGAAGAAACAAACGATGCTTCAAGTTTTGTCACACCGTGGTCTCTTGTTTGGAATGATGAATTTAACCAAACAGAGATTGACCGTGGAAAGTGGACGTTTGATATTGGGAATGGATATATCGACGGTGCAAGTGGTGAATTTATTCCAGGATGGGGAAATAATGAAAAGCAATATTACACAGACCGTCCGGAAAACGCGAAAACAGAAGATGGAAAGCTAGTGATCACGGCGAAGAAGGAAGACTATGAAGGATATTCCTATACATCCTCTCGACTAAAAACGAAGGGTCTTTTCTCAAAAGCCTACGGGAAATTTGAGATGAAGGCGTCGCTTCCAGTAGGGAAAGGATATTGGCCGGCATTCTGGATGCTTCCAGAAGATGATAAATATGGCGGATGGGCTGCATCTGGAGAAATTGATATTTTAGAGGTGCAGGGAAGTAATCCATATGAAGCAATTGGCACGCTACATTACGGTGAAATGTGGCCAAACAATAAATACACTGGCGCTCACTATGCCTTTGATAATGGTTCGACAGTTGCGGATGAGCATGTGTATTCGGTTGAATGGGAACCGGGTGAAATTCGCTGGTACGTAGATGGAAAGCTTCGCCAAACGCAAAATAATTGGTATGGTAAAGGACCGAACACAGCAGCTAATTTTGCGTATCCAGCTCCATTTGATCAACCTTTCCATATGTTGTTGAATGTAGCGATTGGTGGAAATTTTGATGGAGACCCAACAGAGGAGACGATGTTTCCTCAATCGATGGACGTAGAATATGTACGTGTCTACGACCTGACAGGTCGTCCATATCAAGTACCTGAGCTTCCGGAAGTTGAAGCTGAACCATTACCAGACGGTGCGAAACAGCCACTTGAAGATGGAAATTTAATTTACAACAATGGATTTGACCAGGAATGGGAAGAAGTGGACGGCGTTGAAGGAGTTGCGAATACGGATTATTGGTATTTCTTAGCCCTCCCTGACTTCGGAGGAAAAGCGAATATGTCCATTGATCAAGTGGATAATAAGAATTATGCCAAAATTGATATACAAGATGCTGGTAGAGAGACTTATTCCGTTCAACTGATTCAAGATGCTTCGATTGGAAAGGGACGTTATTACAAAGTGTCCTTTGATGCGAAGTCGAGCGAACCGCGTCCAATCAATGTGAAAGTAAGTGGAGGGGCAGACAGAGGCTTTGCCACCTATTCACGAAGCGAAACATTTTCTTTAACGGATCAAATGCAATCCTATGAAACTGTGTTTCAAATGACGGAGGAAACGGATTTGGCAGCACGTCTGGAGTTTAACGTTGGACTGTCTACTCTTCCAGTGTGGGTCGGGAATGTTCGAGTAGAAGAAATTGCTCCGATAGAAGTGGATACAGATGCTTCTAAACTTCCTCTTCCTGATGGAAACCTTCTATATAATGGAACATTTGACCAAGGATTCCCTGACCGTTTACTTTATTGGAATTTGCTAAACGTAGAGGATGCGGATGTCGTGGGAGTAGACCCTGATGAACGAGTATTTTCGGCGACACTTTCAAATGAAACCTCCGACGTTCAATTGGTCCAAAAGGGTATTCAGCTAGAGAGTGAAAGTGAATATGAATTATCCTTTGACGGGATGTCGGAAAGTGCACGTGATATTCAAATTGAAATAAGAAGTAAGGATGGGGAGGTTTCCTATGCTACTGAAACAATTCCTCTGACGGCCGATTGGAAAAATGAAACGATGACATTTATGATGCCTGATGTGATGGACTTAGAATCGCAATTCATCATTCATCTTGGTGGAAGTATTCATGAGGTGAAGCTAGATAACATCGAGTTAAAGAAAATAGCTGGCCCAGATAATCCATCTCATATTAAAAACGGGACATTCGATAATGGATTAGATCCTTGGCAGTCTTACATCCATTTTGATGCAGTGGCAAGTGTTCAGCATGAAAATGGCGAGGCACGTATGACCATAGAGGAAGAAGGGGCGGAACCATGGGGTATCCAGTTCTACCAAAGTAATTTATTGCTTGAGCCTGGAAAGGAATACACCCTTTCCTTCGAGGCAAGTTCTTCAGCGAACCGATCGATGGAAGTGACACTGGAAAACCTCGAATATGTCCGGTACTTATCTGAAACGGTTCAGCTTACTGAAAATAAAACGCAATATGAACTTACGTTTATCATGCCTGTGAGGGAAGAGACGAGTCTTAAGTTCTTGTTAGGCTCCACAGGTGAGGTACTTGATGCACATGATGTGGTCATTGATAATGTAGAATTGAAGTAAGGGAATGGGGTGCAGCATCTTTAGGTGCTGTACCTTTTTTAATGGGAGCGTATTGAGAGGATAGGCAACGAATCTTAAGCTGGCATGGGATCATACGGATGTGTCAAACCTTGAATTTTTTAATGAAGAAGGAAACGTTGTATAGATCTTGTCACCTCAATGTTAACAAAATGATGGTACTTGTTGATGACCAGGTTACAATGGAGAAATAAAAACGATGCTTCGATTCGAAGCATCGTTTTTTTGTCAAAAGCTCTGAGGAGATGTTCTGCCAAATACTAAAAGATCTTGGAAACTGTTTATTACAACACACCAGCGATTAATTGAACCGTTAGAGGGGTCTATGAATGAGGTGATGGTAGTACCTCAACTAAACCGGTTTATCATAACTCGATTACATCAACTAATTAATTTACATTTTAGTACTAAAAGAATCCTTTTGCGCTTTGTTCAAAGATATATACATTATTTAAAAAAATCCGATTGGAGAAAGGTCCTCTTCGTTAACAATCTTATGAACAAGCACTTTTAGCAACCTTAAATAATTTAAACGCAACGACCAAAGCTAATATACCTATAATAAGAAGGGTTAAAATACCAATTATTAGGGCAATAAGGATGTTCACTGCAGCATCAGGGGTATTGAAAATCCCTTCGATAGCAGAATCTACGATTTCACTAATAAACAAACCAAGAAATACATAAAATAAGATGACGAGTCCAGCTGAAATACAACATAAACCACAAGAGATTTTGTTTACAGCGCTCATACAATCCCTCCTTTTGCTCTATTTATAAAGCATATGATACGTAAACACTAAATTGAACAAAATAATAAAGGTTCATTCATAAATTATTGCGGATGTTAAAAAGTCTATTTGTATATATAGGAAATTTTTGTAAAACTAAGATTTTGTTATACGTATTATATTGTAAATGAGAATCTAAATTGGTTGAAATAGGTGCGATACATGTTTATTTTAGCTTATAAGAATATCCTTATTTGGTGAAAAGACGTCTTACTTAATTTGGTATTATGCTAGTATTTTTTGAAACAAAAAAGCGTCCTTCCTTAGAAGAAACGCGAATGTTTAACAACTAGAATTTATCCTGCCCCGCAACTAACTTCATAATGATCTTGATTTGTTTTTTGGGCATAACAGGAAGAGGGGCTCGTACCCGTTTCACTTTTCCAAGTAATCCATTTAACGTTAAATCTTTCTCCATACTGAGCATCGCTGTAATAGTCATTCGTAATAATAGAGATAAAGCTTTGGTAAGGATAACCTTCATTATAAATATGGTTTCGTATGGCGCCACGTGCAGAGTCATCATGATGTACAAATGGAGCGAGGAGTGGAAGGGAGATTACTAGGATTAATAGGGTAATGGTAGTGATCAGGAAGCCCTTTTTAGTCAAAAATATTTTCATATAACTTCAACCTTTCATCATTTAGTTTGCTTAGTAGGTTTGTATTATTGAGATGGAAGGTTTTAATGTTCAATAAAAACCTATCTTCACTTCCATATTTGTAAATATTACCTTATACATAGTATACCTAATGTATGAACAATTGTTTACTATTATTAAGCTGAGATATAGGAAAGAAGATGGTCCTCTAGTAGAACTTATGGTGATGGTAGTCTTATTCTAAGTTCTCTGTGTAATAAGAGGCGTACCTCTGCTATTGAAAAAGAGAAATCATTCTTTCTTGTATATCATAGTAAATTTTGAAATAATTGTAATGGGAGGATATAAAGTAAAATGTCTTCGATAGGGGATCAAAATTATGGCAATGTGTAATGGTTGT encodes:
- the upp gene encoding uracil phosphoribosyltransferase, with the translated sequence MGKVVVFDHPLIQHKLTHIRDIDTGTKEFRELVDEVATLMAFDITRDLPLEEIDVKTPVATAKSKVLSGKKLGIVPILRAGIGMVDGILKLIPAAKVGHVGLYRDPETLQPIEYYVKLPTDVEERDFIVVDPMLATGGSAVEAIHSLKKRGAKNIKFMCLIAAPEGVDTLKEAHPDVDIFIAALDEKLNEKGYIVPGLGDAGDRLFGTK
- the wecB gene encoding non-hydrolyzing UDP-N-acetylglucosamine 2-epimerase, giving the protein MDKRIKVMTIFGTRPEAIKMAPLVLELERNPDRFESIVTVTAQHRQMLDQVLDIFEITPDYDLNMMKDRQTLIDVTTKGLDLLDHIMKEVTPDIVLVHGDTTTTFIASLAAFYNQIQVGHVEAGLRTWNKSSPFPEEMNRQLTGVLADLHFAPTEKAANNLRRENKKEDSIYITGNTAIDALSSTVKNEYAHTILDKVGQDRLVLLTAHRRENLGQPMRNMFRAIKRLVAEFKDIQVVYPVHLNPAVREVANEVLGNCERVHLIEPLDVIDFHNIAARSYLILTDSGGVQEEAPSLGVPVLVLRDTTERPEGIEAGTLKMAGIEEEAIYTLANELLTDEIAYKKMAKAANPYGDGKAAIRITEAIAAHFSQLDN
- a CDS encoding GNAT family N-acetyltransferase is translated as MNVQYIKVAEPNNSLVDIFNKWENDPALIPLIRPNQNKSELECEQNITIDSLIQRLKHVHIYLIYLGDQLIGEMNYMVDPAHLYKKEPGTAWIGITIGEPEGRGKGIGYEAIKYLEEEIKKQGLKRIELGVFEFNKQARKLYQKLGYKDIGRINEFTYWQNKMWDDIRMEKYVDNL
- the pyrB gene encoding aspartate carbamoyltransferase codes for the protein MSTVKSFVSGSQFERSKLLTLFTLADDIKEHPKSYSNILSSKIITTLFFEPSTRTRLSFESAIQRLGGHLLTVENGELNSSSNKGESIADTIRIVEGYSDGIIMRHKQTEACQIAASISEVPIINAGDGSGEHPTQSLLDLYTIHSYKKKLDNLSIAIIGDLKYGRTVHSLVHALCLFENITIYGVSNEEFELPTTYDSLLLKHKIKYIKCRSLDELPLDIDVIYQTRLQNERTEAESIRDSIFVITKKIIEKFSPTTILMHPLPRNKEIDVAVDKDKRAVYFEQAKNGLYIRMALLTYIFNEEEQERLVIV
- a CDS encoding TIGR00730 family Rossman fold protein — encoded protein: MKTIAVFCGSSNGTSELYIQGARKLGKELAKRNITLVYGGASVGIMGAVADSVLEEGGKVIGVMPGFLDNREISHKNLSELIIVDSMHERKAKIAELADGFMALPGGPGTLEEFFEVFTWAQLGLHQKPCGLLNINHYYDPLIALFNHMSDEEFLHKKYRTMAIVEEDPMRILDKFNAYEPPTLKTY
- a CDS encoding MazG-like family protein; its protein translation is MNIGEFQQWVKDYYESRGWSELDIFIRIGFLAEETGEVARAIRALEIGRDRPDEVTGSLAENKQELTEELGDVLGNLIVIANKYNIPLEEVFQNHKKKLEDRYSKN
- a CDS encoding LacI family DNA-binding transcriptional regulator, which codes for MDIFDIARLAGVSRKTVQRVLNNSDQVRPETRDRIIKIMEENHYHPNVSARRLVKKTTHTIGLFIIQDPAKDRIYSDDQFYSVVIGAMINACSLRGYNVLVMMTELNDPVSVLKLYREKSIDAGIIISWSNVQAIVDQILSANYLVGVFDQNNLSRRDSSIPIPILQNEAGAVEATNHFIQLGHKEIGIITGDEDNLAAMERFEGYQKALVGAKIPLKSSYVYNGQFTEESGEKAVSHWIKEGALPSAILCSNDHIAFGALKALRAEGLNVPDDVSVMGFDNLLLTEYTTPALTTMHVPRIEMAVTLVEQLIRQIEEKPLETIRPFQATLVKRDSCCDKN
- a CDS encoding carbohydrate binding domain-containing protein — translated: MIKKAVTSITAACLIMSLTPGNIGKAAEKKEKVYHLKDSTLKNQTIKGDLLITPRAGKDITLENVTVLGTTLIKGKAPESVQLTDSQLETLSVRTSDHATKITVSGESEVQKTFLDANILLKENEITSEGFKDVKVSSSSIKTKKATLDGEFTSITTIGKKGKAQVELQGISDSLELKAFSDINLPFDGVVKELHVPKSGKGSIINGEGAVEAATLDSSIVFNGEETNDASSFVTPWSLVWNDEFNQTEIDRGKWTFDIGNGYIDGASGEFIPGWGNNEKQYYTDRPENAKTEDGKLVITAKKEDYEGYSYTSSRLKTKGLFSKAYGKFEMKASLPVGKGYWPAFWMLPEDDKYGGWAASGEIDILEVQGSNPYEAIGTLHYGEMWPNNKYTGAHYAFDNGSTVADEHVYSVEWEPGEIRWYVDGKLRQTQNNWYGKGPNTAANFAYPAPFDQPFHMLLNVAIGGNFDGDPTEETMFPQSMDVEYVRVYDLTGRPYQVPELPEVEAEPLPDGAKQPLEDGNLIYNNGFDQEWEEVDGVEGVANTDYWYFLALPDFGGKANMSIDQVDNKNYAKIDIQDAGRETYSVQLIQDASIGKGRYYKVSFDAKSSEPRPINVKVSGGADRGFATYSRSETFSLTDQMQSYETVFQMTEETDLAARLEFNVGLSTLPVWVGNVRVEEIAPIEVDTDASKLPLPDGNLLYNGTFDQGFPDRLLYWNLLNVEDADVVGVDPDERVFSATLSNETSDVQLVQKGIQLESESEYELSFDGMSESARDIQIEIRSKDGEVSYATETIPLTADWKNETMTFMMPDVMDLESQFIIHLGGSIHEVKLDNIELKKIAGPDNPSHIKNGTFDNGLDPWQSYIHFDAVASVQHENGEARMTIEEEGAEPWGIQFYQSNLLLEPGKEYTLSFEASSSANRSMEVTLENLEYVRYLSETVQLTENKTQYELTFIMPVREETSLKFLLGSTGEVLDAHDVVIDNVELK